From the genome of Dryobates pubescens isolate bDryPub1 chromosome 42, bDryPub1.pri, whole genome shotgun sequence, one region includes:
- the LOC128899285 gene encoding oocyte zinc finger protein XlCOF6-like — MQTELLGSEPATKLTTTSQAQEPESELSGSPRVEELSPEPKKQLRTSNQDPRRSSPRPTDPCPTNPSPTQATLPTPRSPPQTIPSSPPHHPQLSPTDSLTPPGPRHKSEAEQHKEEEAEEEELSAQGAAGPGRLLPSRERWEGDPGPAPPAAAATCDGERKQLAACNRSPAHERAAAANQKRPDPAANQSRRNSPATPPSLSREPPLPAAGTIGAASRPEAAERWSSAWAVRADSAVATELRGREVKHHCPQPGPRPFICGDCGQSFKQSSSLIRHCRTQTGERPYSCAECGKTFAHKSALTQHRSVHSTEKPFSCRDCGKKFKHSATLTIHRRIHTGEHLFPCAECGKSFTTSTRYIQHQLIHSGEKSYSCADCWKSFTERGSLNVHRRVHTGESFSCAECGQAFRHRATLIHQRSTHTGEKPFTCSHCGKSFSHRGNLIVHCRTHTGEKPFTCADCGKLFSQGHHLLSHRPTHTNEKPFICADCGKSFSQRTTLIRHHRTHTGEKPFTFVDCGKSFTHCNSKLIRHRRTHTGEKPFTCADCGQSFTQRCHLTQHCLTHTGERPFSCDSCGKCFRQLSTLRQHHLTHTSEKFFSCRDCGKSFKTISTLSIHRHIHTGEHLFPCAECGKSFTTSAKFIRHQLIHSGEKPYSCAACGKSVTQTGTLSLHRRLHTMEKSFSCAECGQAFIHRYTLICHHCTHTGEKPFACPVCGKSFTQKGNLHKHRCTHTREHCALEGRQKST, encoded by the exons ATGCAgactgagctcctgggctcagaGCCAGCAACTAAGCTCACaaccacttcccaagctcaAGAACCAGAATCTGAGCTCAGTGGCAGCCCCAGAGTTGAAGAACTATCCCCTGAGCCCAAGAAGCAGCTCAGGACCAGCAACCAAG ATCCCCGCAGAAGCTCTCCCCGCCCCACCGACCCCTGCCCCACAAACCCTTCCCCAACCCAAGCGACCCTCCCGACCCCTCGCAGCCCCCCACAGACCATTCCCTcatccccaccccaccacccccaactCAGTCCCACAGACTCCCTCACCCCACCTGGACCCCGGCACAAGAgcgaagcagagcagcacaaggaggaggaggcggaggaggaagagctcagcGCACAGGGAGCCGCCGGCCCCGGCAGGCTGCTGCCGAGCAGAGAGCGCTGGGAGGGagaccccggcccggcccctccGGCTGCTGCGGCCACGTGTGACGGGGAGCGGAAGCAGCTCGCAGCCTGCAACCGAAGTCCCGCCCACGAGCGGGCGGCCGCAGCCAATCAGAAGCGCCCAGAtc CCGCAGCCAATCAGAGCCGCCGAAACAGCCCAGCCACGCCCCCAAGTCTCAGCAGGGAACCGCCCCTGCCGGCCGCGGGCACCATTGGGGCTGCCTCCCGGCCAGAGGCTGCGGAGCGctggagcagtgcctgggctgtgcGCGCGGACAGCGCTGTCGCGACAGAGCTGCGGGGTCGTGAG gtgaagcaccactgcccccagcctggcccccggCCCTTCATCTGTGGTGATTGTGGCCAGAGCTTCAAACAGAGCTCCAGTCTCATCCGGCATTGCCGCACCCAAACCGGTGAGAGGCCATACAGCTGCGCTGAGTGTGGCAAGACCTTCGCTCACAAGTctgccctcacccagcaccgcagtgtgcacagcactgagaagcccttcagctgcagggactgcGGCAAGAAATTCAAACATAGCGCCACTCTCACCATCCATCGCCGCATCCACACAGGAGAGCATttgttcccctgtgctgagtgcggcaagagcttcaccaccAGCACGAGATATATCCAGCACCAACTCATCCACAGTGGTGAGAAGTCCTACAGCTGTGCCGACTGCTGGAAGAGCTTCACCGAGAGGGGAAGTCTCAACGTGCACCGTCGTGTGCACACTGGCGAGTCattcagctgtgctgagtgtggcCAGGCCTTCAGACATAGGGCCACTCTCATTCACCAACGCAGCACCCACACCGGTGAGAAACCTTTCACCTGTTCtcactgtggcaagagcttcagccaCAGAGGCAATCTCATTGTTCACTGCCGCACCCACACAGGTGAGAAACctttcacctgtgctgactgtgggaaGCTCTTCAGCCAGGGGCACCATCTCCTTTCTCACCGCCCTACCCACACCAATGAGAAGCCGTTCATctgtgctgactgtgggaaGAGCTTCAGCCAGAGGACCACTCTCATTCGCCACCACCGCACCCACACTGGTGAGAAGCCTTTCACTTTTGTTGATTGCGGTAAGAGCTTCACCCA CTGTAACTCAAAGCTCATCCGGcaccgccgcacccacactggagagaaaccattcacctgtgctgactgtggccAGAGCTTCACCCAGCGCTGTCatctcacccagcactgcctcacCCACACTGGAGAGAGGCCCTTCTCCTGTGACAGCTGTGGCAAGTGCTTCAGGCAGCTCTCTACTCTTAGGCAACACCACCTCACCCACACCAGtgagaagttcttcagctgcagggaCTGTGGTAAGAGCTTCAAAACCATCTCCACTCTCTCCATCCATCGCCACATCCACACTGGAGAGCatctgttcccctgtgctgagtgtggcaagagcttcaccacgAGTGCCAAATTCATCCGGCACCAACTCATCCACAGCGGTGAGAAGCCCTACAGCTGTGCCGCTTGCGGCAAGAGCGTCACCCAGACGGGAACCCTCAGCCTGCACCGTCGTCTGCACACTATGGAGAAGTCgttcagctgtgctgagtgcggGCAGGCCTTCATACATAGGTACACGCTCATTTGCCACCACTGCACACACACTGGTGAGAAGCCTTTTGCCTGTCCTGTGTGCGGTAAGAGCTTCACCCAGAAGGGAAACCTCCACAAGCACCGCTGCACCCACACCAGAGAGCACTGTGCACTGGAGGGGAGGCAGAAATCCACCTAG